In Limnobaculum parvum, one DNA window encodes the following:
- a CDS encoding ergot alkaloid biosynthesis protein translates to MTDPTILITGGTGKTGRRIAAQLKDAGHSCVIASRSGSSIYGHQAVRFDWSNRLNHADVLLGIDAVYLVAPPNVAEPLTAMRPFIDLALKQGIRRFVLLSASLLEEGGPMVGTVHSYLKQNTPEWAVLRPTWFMQNFSEEYHMSSILDESRIYSATFDGRVPFVDTSDIAAVACSALLRHDSLNRDVVITGPKALSYCDVAKIISSAIGLKIDHIKLTEGGLTKRFVAQGMNENYARALASLDTMIAGGAETRLTNEVELLTGRTPKNLETFAREMRKVWLSD, encoded by the coding sequence ATGACTGACCCTACCATTCTTATTACCGGCGGAACGGGTAAGACCGGCCGGCGTATCGCAGCACAGTTAAAAGATGCAGGACATTCTTGCGTCATTGCTTCACGTTCTGGTTCATCAATTTACGGGCATCAGGCGGTACGCTTTGACTGGAGCAACAGACTTAACCATGCTGATGTTTTACTGGGTATTGATGCGGTTTATCTGGTGGCACCGCCTAATGTGGCTGAACCGCTAACCGCAATGCGACCCTTTATTGACCTTGCCCTTAAACAGGGTATCCGACGTTTTGTATTACTCAGCGCCTCCCTATTGGAAGAAGGAGGCCCAATGGTTGGAACGGTGCACAGCTATCTGAAACAAAATACGCCTGAATGGGCCGTTTTGCGTCCAACCTGGTTTATGCAGAACTTTTCAGAGGAGTATCATATGTCCTCCATTCTGGATGAAAGCCGTATCTATTCCGCCACCTTTGATGGGCGAGTTCCATTTGTGGATACCAGCGATATTGCTGCCGTTGCCTGTTCTGCGCTGCTACGCCATGATTCATTAAACCGGGATGTAGTTATTACCGGCCCTAAAGCGCTTTCTTATTGTGATGTGGCAAAAATTATCAGTTCGGCAATCGGGCTGAAGATAGACCATATCAAACTAACAGAAGGCGGCCTGACCAAACGTTTTGTCGCTCAGGGAATGAATGAAAATTACGCACGCGCATTAGCTTCGCTGGATACCATGATTGCCGGAGGCGCAGAAACGCGACTAACCAATGAAGTTGAGCTGCTTACGGGCAGAACACCGAAAAACCTAGAAACCTTTGCCAGAGAAATGCGTAAGGTCTGGCTGTCAGATTAA
- a CDS encoding U32 family peptidase, giving the protein MKYSLGPLLYYWPKNQTEAFYHAAMESSADIIYLGESVCSKRREMKVNDWLDLAKTLAQSGKQVVLSTLALIQAPSELTELKRYIENGEFLIEANDLGAVNMAAEYGLPYVAGPALNCYNAYTLRSLLKQGMIRWCMPVELSRDWLFNLLNQCEELGIRRQFEVEVFSYGHLPLAYSARCFTARSENRPKDECETCCINYPTGRNVISQENQQVFVLNGIQTQSGYCYNLGNNLKEMNGLVDIVRLSPQGHDTLELITQFRNNGQGQSPLQLQNHTDCNGYWKRIAGLELMED; this is encoded by the coding sequence ATGAAATATTCTCTGGGGCCTCTGCTCTATTACTGGCCTAAAAACCAAACCGAAGCGTTCTACCATGCAGCAATGGAAAGCAGCGCGGATATTATCTATTTAGGCGAGTCTGTTTGCAGTAAACGTCGTGAAATGAAGGTTAATGACTGGCTGGATCTGGCTAAAACGCTGGCGCAGTCAGGTAAGCAAGTCGTGTTATCCACACTGGCGCTTATTCAGGCACCGTCTGAATTAACCGAGCTAAAACGCTATATCGAAAATGGTGAGTTTCTGATTGAGGCTAACGATCTTGGAGCCGTCAACATGGCTGCCGAGTATGGATTACCCTACGTCGCTGGCCCTGCACTCAACTGTTATAACGCCTATACCCTACGTTCACTGCTCAAACAGGGAATGATTCGTTGGTGTATGCCGGTGGAACTCTCTCGTGATTGGCTATTCAATTTGCTGAACCAATGCGAAGAATTGGGTATTCGCCGTCAATTTGAAGTTGAGGTTTTCAGCTACGGTCATCTGCCTTTGGCCTATTCTGCCCGTTGCTTTACCGCGCGTTCAGAAAACCGACCGAAAGATGAATGTGAGACTTGCTGTATTAACTACCCAACAGGCCGCAACGTTATCTCTCAGGAAAACCAGCAGGTGTTTGTGCTAAACGGCATTCAGACGCAAAGTGGCTATTGCTATAACCTTGGCAACAATTTGAAAGAGATGAATGGACTAGTCGATATCGTTCGCCTATCACCACAGGGCCACGATACGCTAGAGCTTATTACCCAGTTTCGCAATAACGGGCAGGGTCAGTCGCCGCTGCAACTGCAAAATCATACTGACTGTAATGGGTACTGGAAACGCATTGCCGGGCTAGAGCTGATGGAAGACTAA